The Cynocephalus volans isolate mCynVol1 chromosome 1, mCynVol1.pri, whole genome shotgun sequence region gttggttagagcacagtgttataaactaaggtcaaggttcagatccccatactggccaaccaccaaaaaaaagataagtattaatattctgcattttacaaatgaggaaacagtcTCAAAGAAATTAGTGCCTAGGTTTTACACCTCTAAAAAGTGGCAGAAACcagaatttaaactttatttatgagggctggcccgtggctcacttaggagagtgtggtgctaacaccaaggccacaggttcagatccctatgtagagatggccagttagctcacttgggagagcgtggtgctgacaacaccaagtcaaggattaagatccccttaccagtcatcttttaaaaataaaaataaaaacagggctggcctgtggctcacttgggagagtacggtgctgataacaccaaggccatgagttcggatccctatatagggacagccagttagttcactggctgagtatggtgctgacaacactaagtcaaggattaagatccccttactggtcatctttaaaaaaaaaaaaaaaaaaaaaacgtatttGTGTAACTCCATAACCAGATTCTTAACCAAGATGCTATTCTGCCTCCCCCAGTACATGAGGTGTcctaatttttgttttagaaaatgtgGTCACCCAGTATATCCAAAATGCCCAATAAAATGTCAGCACATAGATTATTACTGAGAAAATTCCAAAACTCTACTGGCATATGGTAACAATTCATCTCAGGAAGAGTTAATTATCTGCACAAATATGTATGTGTAGAGTACGTACAAGTATGttctttgtggttttgtttttatagagaaaaattagaaacaactatatgtcaacataGACAATAGATAGAATACATTATTAGACATCTAAGTCGtgatatttgcatttattttaaaatatggtagtATATTCACTGACATATGAAGAGTGTCACAATACATTTGGTGAAGTGACAAGCAAAAACAGAATTTCTGATCCTATTTTGGTAAAAATTCTATGTTATAATATGTattcgggccagcccgtggctcactcgggagagtgtggtgctgataacaccaaggccacgggttcggatcctatatagggatggccggtttgctcactggctgagcgtggtgctgacaacacccagtcaagggttaagatccccttaccggtcatctttaaaaaaaaaaataatatgtattcaaCTGCAAAATAAAAGGTGCAAAGatatacactgaaaaaaaaaagaaggaaaaaaataataatcatagttGTTAAAAGCCACCTCAGATCATTTGTTAAAAGAGGAGGCTCTAAAATAATAGTCACCAGTCCCACCAGTTGCCAGGGATTTTGTGTTTTTACAAAGGAAGGTGGTGGAGAAGAGAAGCGTACTAAATCTGGGAATTGGGTCCTATGTCCTGGCTTCCTGGGCTTGGTTCAGCTTATTCTGAAGAGATTAGTGAGCCCTCTACATCTATCAGGCTAGGACAAGGTCTTATTCATAAGAACTGCTCAAGGGCCAAGAGTATGTTCTGGGGCCAAATGAGGAAAGCCCTTCACACTAGACTAATGTCTCCCCCTGTAACTTCATCTCTCACAGTATGCAGCTGACCCCCAGGACAAGCACTGGCTGGCTGAGCAGCATCACATGCGGGCAACAGGGGGGAAGATGGTAAGCACTGTTTGCATATGCCACTGCCAAAGACCCACCCACCCAGGGGCCATGATTCTGGCTCTTGATAACAACTTACCTCCAAATCTGGGAGACTCCCAAAGACAAATGTGGGATGGgagatgtattagttttctactgcaTATAACAGAATgtctaaaactgggtaatttatgaggaaatgaaatttatttcttacagttttgtatgctgggaagtccatggcccagggggtgtatctggtgagggccttctccttgGTGGCAGACTTTACAGAGTCTCGTGGTGATACAGGGTATCAGATGGTGGGGACTAAGCAAGAGTACATTTctacatgctttcttcctctccttataaagccctcagtctgctccctgataacccataaaccattaactcattaatccataagtggattaatccattcatgaggacagtcCTTATGATCCAGTCACctaccaaaggccccacctttcaagtaccatagtctgatttcccaccctctcaacactgttaaaatggggatcaagcttcagtgagtttaggggggacattcaaaccatagcaaaagATTTATAAGGCCCATTCCATCATGCTAAAGAGCAGACTATAATCCCTGGATTCCCTTCCCTATCCCTAGGTTTCCCTCTGCCCCCTCAACCTTCACACCCAGTTCCTCCAAGACCACATATTTGGATCATATTAGCTGTGCATAGGAATGTCGAATACAAGAAATACTTACTACTGCTTTTCCCTCATGTGCCCACTGATAGATCAATTACAACACTCTTCCACCAGACACAAGTATATAATCTCTTCTAAACATAGTAGGCCAGGTAGCACCCCTTGTCAATAGGAGTGTTAGCATGTGCAGTGAAATGCGTTTGCCATACCGGGAAGCCCCTTCCAGTCTCACCTCTAGTTAAAGAGTTCTCAGGTCATATCAAGCAACAACCTTAGGAAAATCATTGTTGCATGAGTTCTAAAACTATTGTGGAGGGCTTTGTCCATCACATGCAATGTTCCCCACCTGAGAACTCACGTAGTCCCATTGCCAGTAATGCTCTTGTTAGAATCTAATGGCCTTGCAAACTGGTATGCCATCTGCTTTCTGGCAATGAAAGCtaccttatattttattttactgaaaactCTAATTTATGTTCACACTTATTTCAAGAAGATTTTAGGGAACTTACCGCTTATAACATAAAAGGTAACATAACATAAATAAGAATAGatggggggagaaaaaagaaagacaggacCTAAAATGAAGCCACCAGCAAGATGGTTTAAACAAAAAGCTGggatatttttttccttgcttaCCTGGGAGACCTGTATACTTCTATAGGTACTTGCAAATTCAGCTCTAGGGGCCTCTCAAGGATACCTGATCTGTTACAATTTACAGTACCCATAAGATGAAAACAGTCAAATTACTCAAGGGACACACAATTATTCCTGACCCTAAGACTAGAAAGTCTCCCACAGAAGACTTTCTAATGTGAAGAACAACATCCCCTATATGGTAAGCTCACAAGATCTCTCGCCCACTGCAGATCATGGCATTGTGCCTAAGCAGTGCCTCAGGACAATACAGCCCAGTTACTAGACATCTGTACAGTTtatcatattttctcttttgccgCAAAGCTCAAAACCAAGTTATTTTAGCATACTACACTTAACGTATGGCTTCTTCCTCCTGATTTCCTGTTTCCATGTATATTTTGCTGGTTCTTTTGACATTTTGTCATAAGCCACCTTGGgtccttttttaaaaggctgtaGATAAGTTAGTCACCAGTACCTTTTCTCCCACCTATAAAGTTTCTATTTGAGTAAAAGATTGTCTCAAGGAACCATTCTCCAGTCTTCCTACTTACTCTCTTCAACTAAATTGTCAACTACACCCTCCTGTCTTTCACCTACTAGCAGGCCTTACATTAAGCAGATGTAATGTGTTATTGAGTTGCAGTGAAATGAATTAGAGGCAATGACCCCTCTCCCTTGCTCCTGCCCCAGGCCTACCTCCTCATTGAGGAAGACATCCGGGACCTTGCTGCCAGTGATGACTACAGGTAAAACCAGTGGGTCTCCTGCCCCTTACCCTCCCCCCTGCCTCAAAGTAGCCCCTGGGATGAGGCTGGACCTAAATCCTCCCTTGCTTCTTCAGTTTGCCTCCTCAATGTCTATTCCAGAGGATGCCTGGACCTGAAGTTAGAGGAGCTGAAATCTTTTGTTCTACCCTCCTGGATGGTTGAGAAGATGCGAAAATACATGGAGACACTACGGACAGAGAATGAGCATCGTGCTGTTGAAGCACCTCCACAGACTTGAGGCCAGGTCCCTTGGCTACACTTGGTAGCCTGCCTCTAAGGCCCTCTTCCCCATGTGGCTGAGACCACTGCTGGGACTGCTCCTCATTGGATCTCAGTGGCATTAAGCTGTGCCTGGGCTAGTTTGTAGTGACTCACTGCAGAGCACCCCCCAGACTGGCATGTAGTTCTATATTTGTAAAGTTATTGGGATAAGAAGTAATTAAACAGTTTATAATAAACACAGATGGTGAGCCTGCTGTGGAGTCTGCCTTGTGGGGGATGATAGAACATCGAGGGCTCTATAAAGTGGGTGTAGGGAAAAAAGGCCAGCTACTCCTTCCCCATTACAGTATAGACCCAGGCTTTATGAAATCAATCTGGGAACACCATATACCTTGCCTATCCCTCTATTTCTTGTTTCTTCACCCAACTAATGTAACTGAAGGTGGCAGAATGGGATGGCTAGTCCCATGGGGGGTTGAAGACAGTCCTTATGAAAAATGCAGAGTTGGCTTTTATTACTCCCACTTTACAAGTTAAGATACTAAttgaccagccagccaccaaaaaacaaaacaaacaacatacTAACtgacctgcccaaagtcacacagcaagccAGTTGGAAAGGCAGGATGTGAACCTGTTTTCTAATGGGGAGTCTGCTGCTCTAGCAATCAGCCTCTAGTTGTTCCCCTCGCTAGGATTTTCAGATCCTTTGGATTCCAACAAGGTGCCCGGGCCGTTATAATAAGGGTAGGAACAGAGGCTTCCGGTTTGGGGGAAGGGTACCGGTTCCGCAGGATTGGAGCCACTCCCTCCCCCTGAGAGAAAGGGTCAAGGCTGGGCGTGCCGGGCATTCCCGAAGATGGCAAGACATTTGACCTTTAGAGGTTCATCCCACGTGGACGTTTTCTTGGCCCTTTAATGGTCGGCGTTTTCCAAAGGCCACCAGTCCGCAACAGATTCCTTAGTTAacggcagcctctcctgccaatcAGCCATCAGAAGCAGGATCTCGCCGCCCAATAGTGGTACGCTAGTGGGTAGGCCTAGAAGCTGTGCGATGACAGAGCCCTTCGGTGCGTCCCATTGGCTGGATCAAACCCAAGCGAACCGCTGATTGGCCGACGCTGCCTGAGGGTTACAATTCAAACGCGGGCGGGCGGGCCTGCGGCCCTGCAGTTGCAGTCGTGTTTTCCAAGCTCTTATCTTCCTGCCAGCGCCTCCCGGATGGCCTCTCAAAACCGCGACCCAGCCGCCGCCAGCGTCGCCGCCGCCCGTAAAGGAGCAGAGCCCAGCGGAGGCGCTGCCCGGGGCCCTGTGGGCAAGAGGTGAGTGGTACGGAGGTAACACTCGCCGGGTCTGGCATGCCCCGGGCATTGGGACACAGCGAAGACTTCTGGGGCCCCACCTCCTCCTGGAGCGGATAGATGTGCGGAGGTGGGAGGCCACGCCAGGAGCTCGGGGCTGGCATACCCTGGGCATCGGGGCCGAGGGCGGAGACTTCCGGGACTCCCACCTACCTTCAGGAGCGGGTGCGACGTCGGAGAAGGGGGGACACGCCAGTAGCTCAGGCTGCTCTTTGAGACCTTCCCGAAGGAAGACGGGGGGGTAAGGACGCTGCCAGATTCTTCCGCGGGTGAGCCAAGATGAAGATGCTCAGGGACCTTCTGTGACTTAGTGGGGACGGGAAAGGGGAGAAATTGGGATCGGGCGTGGGGGAAGACGCCAAAGCAGTGGGGATTAAAAACTCTCCAGAAACATCCTGCGGGAGCCTGGAATTAGGGAGGGTGAGGACTCTTCTGTGGACATGGTGAGTGTACCCAGAGCTGAGTCTGACCTTGGGGATTAGGAAACTCTCCATCACAGCTCCTCCGAAGAAattggggtgggaggagatgCACCACCACTTGGAGCCTGGTCCATCCAGATGTCCAGATGACCCCGAATGTTCCTTTTGCAGGCTACAGCAGGAGCTGATGACCCTCATGGTAAGTGACTAAGTGCCCAGATCCCCAGCCAATAGGTTCACCCTCCCACCTCCAACCCAATTATCAATATCCTCCTTTCCTGCATCAGGCTCTTTGCTAGAcatggaggtaaaaaaaaaaaaaaaaatgagtataatTTACTCTCTTCTGAGAAGTTCATACACCCCACCTACCCCTTTTCTTCCAGCAGTCTCTCCCAATTccatcccctgccacaatgaagtTATCTCTAAAACACAGTTCCCCAAAGTCATACAAGGACTTCCTTGTCCTGCCTGTCCCTACTTTCAGGCCCCAAGCTTTACCCACATCCAACTCCCCACCCTTCTTCGTATTTCTAGTCCTGTCATAACCTTGGAATGCTCCCTTCCTAGATGTCCTTTTCTACATTAACCCTGAATATACAATTCAAATCCTTCTACAGCAGTATTGTATATCTCCCTAGTCTGTGAATAGCCTCTGGGCTTTGTACATAACCAGCACTTTAGCATGTTGGAGGGCCAGccgttgctcacttgggagagtgtggtgctgataacaccaaggccatgggttcggattcctatatagggatggccagttagctcacttgagcgagcgtggtgctgacaacaccaagtcaagggttgagatccccttaccggtcatctttaaaaaaaaaaaaaaaatgttggattGAATTCCCAGCAACcaagctggccggttagctcagctggttaaagaatggtgctgaaaacaccaaagtccagccctgtactggtcagcaataacaacaacaacaaaaagatacagTTAGTCtctggccataccaccctgaaaagaaaagaattcctgGCAACCAACAAGATTGTGAGTACAGAACTGCCTTCTGCTTCCCTGTACAACCAACCTCTCCCTCTTTAGCCTGGCAATGAACCTCTGTTAAGCCCAGTATGTACTCCTCCCAGACGGGCATATTCAGCCCCAAGAGTTTAATCACTTCCTCAGAAAAGCCTACCAATTTGGTCTGGTTGGTCTATTTCTTGTGGTTAACTGATGATACTGGGATCTAAACCCATGTGGTTGTTTTATTTCAGATCAGAGTGTGATGAGACTAAACGGGAATGGCTCATCCACTCTCCCCCTTTGCTATGCCCAAAAGTGTACTCTGCAATCCAGCAAGTGTTGTGTTTCCTCCCCAGATGTCTGGCGACAAAGGCATTTCTGCCTTCCCTGAATCAGACAACCTTTTCAAATGGGTAGGGACCATCCATGGAGCTGCTGGCACAGTAAGTGCAGGGTTGGGGTGGGTGAGTGTGACTTTGCAGAGTCTGGGGTAAGGTGGGATATGAGATCTAATTGCCAAGTCTCCTTCAAGCCTTTAGCTGGGCAAGACACTCCCCCCATGACTTCATGCACAATGAGCCTTGTGGCCTTGTTCTGTCCCTCTGTACATAGAGGGTAAGTTTAAAGCAGGGCTTGTCTATCTTGGTTGGATGCCTTATAGAGGGCCAGACAACAAGGAATGAATGGAGTGAGGACTTTGGCCAACAGGAGGGCACAAGTCTCAAGAAGGCAGCTTCCCATCGCTGCAAATGTGGTTTAAGATAAGTCAGAAAATAGCTGcatcaaatttaatttttccatgttaGTGGTTAATATTCTAATTGTACTAAAGCACAGCTGTGGTGGCCTTCAGGATACCAATTTACAACCTTTATCCAAAGGATTGCTGATCTGCACCCTAGATAAGAGGAAAGCACCGGAACCAGTGTAACATTTTGTTTACTGTCCAGTCCCAGGCAAAAACTTTAACTAGCAAGCCCCTTATGTGGGTCTTGGGCTGGGATATGAGGCTTGGGGTGGGGAAGCTACTTCTCTGCCTATTTCTCCAAATGCCAGGTATATGAGGACCTGAGGTATAAGCTCTCCCTTGAGTTCCCCAGTGGCTACCCTTACAATGCACCCACGGTGAAGTTCCTCACACCCTGCTACCACCCCAATGTGGACACCCAGGGTAACATCTGCCTGGACATCCTGAAGGACAAGTGGTCTGCCCTGTATGATGTCAGGACCATCCTGCTCTCCATCCAGAGCCTGTTAGGAGGTAAATTCCAAGAGCAACCCCTACCACGCAGCCTGGGTACCTGTCAGGATTCCCCTGGGTCAGGCTCTTCTATCCTCTTGactgttctctttctctccacccaCAGAACCCAACATTGATAGCCCTTTGAACACGCATGCTGCTGAGCTCTGGAAAAACCCCACAGGTAAGTCCTTCATCCTTCTCCTGCATGGGGTGATCCCTGCCCATCCTTCAAAGGCTCCCTCAAACAAAAGGATGCCAATGACTTGGGACTTAGGCAGGAGGCAAGTTAACCGACTTCTGCGTCTGTCCTGGTGCTCCTCTTTGCTATAACAAATGGGAAATTAACACCTTCCCTATTAATGCAGGTTGAGGGGTTTTTAGTAGGATGCATTGCCTGTGCCCTCCCCACTCACTGGAAGCACGCTCACCCAGCAGACCTGACTGGGTAGGCAGCACAGGATAGCCTACCATGCTGGGAAACCAGCCCTTCCCCAACCTCCTCCCACCTTCGCATCCCTGGTCAAGCTGCCCTCGTGCCCACTTTGACTCCTCCTGTCTCCATCACTCACTGAGACCTCCCTGTTCTCTTCCAGCTTTTAAGAAGTACCTGCAAGAAACCTACTCAAAGCAGGTCTCCAGCCAAGAGCCCTGACCTGGGCTGTCCAGCCTCTCTTTGTGtcgtctttttattttttccttagatGGTCTGTTCTTTCCTTGATTTTTGTACAGGACTCTGTATCTTGAGCTGTcgtgttatttttgttttatttctgttttttaaattaagtatctGGTTGAGCCCTTGTgatgtatattaaataaatacattttggttGATTTTGTACAAGTTGCTGCCTTGCAGTTACCCTAGGGTTGGCGGTGCTCAGGGTAGGTGGAGGGCGGGCTTAAGATCTGGGTTCTTTCCCTGTTCCTCTCTATAGGACAGTAGAGCCAAGCAGTGGGGGTGACTAGGATTTGTTCCTTGTGACCTTGGTTACTTTATGACACTACATatgttttttcatctataaaatgagtgtCACAATAATGCCTATTTCTATCAAGTTGTGGCAGGCAGCAGGAATGTTAGTGACTACTGGAACTGCCCTAGCTGTGTTGCAAATGAGGCTGAACCAGACCTTAGGCTGAAACCTCTACAGCTgtcaaaaaaacaaggaaccaGCCACCCACTTTGACAGATGTTCTGGatctgaaaaagagaaagttcAGGTCACCCTACAGCAGGCCCAGCGTATGGGGAGATAGCCAGAAAGAGCATCTTTCCTGTCAACTCTCACTACTGGGCTCTGGACTTGCCCCTGGCCCCAGGTCCTCCATGCTCCACGCTCCAAAGGGCCACATTTACCTCCTGCTCCATCTCCACCAGCTGCTCCTCCAGCCTCTGCACCCACTggcccaggcccccagccccttgGGCCCCCTTTCTGCTGGCCTGCCTCAGGCTCCAGCCTTTGAGCCCCTTGGAGGAAATGCCCATGCTGACCAGCTGGATCTCCACAGGAGcaggcaggaggaagagcaggctGAGGCAATGGACCCAGCCCAGGTCCTGCAGGAAGATCTCCAAGGTAGACAAACAGCACCCAGGTACGCTCCAACATGGCCCAGATCTCAGCCTCCGCACCCCACCCCATTAGCTCTGCCAGCAGCTGGTTGTACAGGCCTGGGGAGATGGGAAGGAGACTGCAGGGGGCCCTACCAGGATTGTTCTTCCCCCATCCCTTCCTTATTCCTGCTAGCCCAGGCCCCTCTATGCCCTGTACCCCCACCGAGCAGCCACATGTGAAAAGAATTGGAGTTGTGAGGGCTAAGATTTGAGCTTGGGTGTCCTCAGGTCTAAAATTGTGCTCTTagctggccggtgagctcagttggttagagcatggtgctgataacaccaagtcaagggttaagatccccttaccagtcatcttttaaaaaaaaaaaaaaaaatcaattcttaaTAAATGCTAACAGGGGAGGTATTTTTGTCCACCTTGGAGAAGCCTCTCCATGTGGTCCTTAATGTGTTGTTTGATCCCGTAGATGGTCACATGGCCTACCTTATGTCAGTCACAGGGACCCAACTCTATTAGAGCCAATCAGTGTGTTCTCTGGAATTAATCACTGGGAGAGTAAAACTATTTTACTAATGGGGTTGCTAAAGGAGGAAGGAGTCAATCTAGGCTGTTGGTGGAGACACCTGCAGACAGAAgaaagccaagcacagaaaataACTGGGAGTTGGAGAGAAATGACATTGAGACTGGCCTCCAGGTTCATGCTTTAGCATCCCAGCTCAGTGAAGCAACAAATCCCTTTTTGGTTTAAGTCAGTTTGATTTAGGTTTCTGAcacttgaaacaaacaaaaaaagcatagtACAGGAAATATTagaaggtattattattattcccattcacACACACAATTATTGAATGCCTGTAAGGTAAAGGCCCTCTGCTTGGGGCTGGGGATAAAGCAGTTTAGCACACAGTCCTGCCCTCGAAGAGGTTGGAGCTTAGGGGGTAGAGAGGCCTATCATCAAGGTGGAATAAGTGCCCTGCAGAACTGAGATTAAGAGCTCAGATCAGGTAGGCAGGACTGTGTTAGAATCCTGAAACAGAAATATTAATACTTACCTCGTAGGATAGGTGAAGGACCTTAGAACAGTGCCTTAAACACAATAAGCACTCAATGGATGCTGGACTCACATGTTTCTATGAAAGCTCAGAGGTGGGGTACCTAACCAAGAACAGGAGGGTCATGGAGGGCTTTCTGGAGAAGGGGATTGAGCCACAAGGGAGATTTAAGTGTTGGGTTAGGGCAATGTGACTACACCAATTGCATGGCTAGGCAATTAGTAACTATAAGCCAAGATGTTTCATTGTtctagttacactaagttttccatttgtattgttagGGCTAGGGCCcatagacccttcaaacccattgtacaaacTGGGTCAAGACCCCTTACACTCCAGCCTGGGACATAGACTCCTCACACTCAGGTCCATGCTAGAtagttgggaaagatcccgggagtcactggcagatgacacaagctcagttcTCAGCAGTAGCGGcagcctctcagggcatcccgcAAGCActcactggcagcaacagcctgcagcagcagtagcagcctcccggGAGCATCCCCGAGGACAGAGGGCACCATGGATctgagccactcatcctttatacttaaccccataacccagaacacctgggtgcacatgcgcaattacattagacaacaaccaaggaacacctgggtgcacttgcatatttacatcaaaggctcagcaagattctgaacatctgagggaccctgaccattttccttctctttccctacaGTAAGAAAGCACATTACTTAGACAGCAAGACCATCAGGGGCATGGGGAGAAGTGGAGGAATACAGGCTGGTAAAGTAGCACAAATGTCAGGTCACGATGGGTTTGTAAGGCCATGTTAAAATGTTTGGGCTTTATGTTGAGGAGAATGGGAAGCTAACGAAGCCTTGAGCAGGGCAGTGCCATAATCAGATTCGTTTTTAGAAAGATCCCAATGGCTGCCATCTGGGGAGTAAATGGCAGGGAGGACAGCCAGGCAAGCGATGGTGGCCTGAGTTATGATGCTGAGTAGGCCTGGAGAGGAAGGATgaagtaaggagaaaaaaatagcagGGCATAGTGAGTAATTAGAGGTGGAGAATGAGCACCAGAATTGCTGACTTGGATACCATCCCAGCCCAGAGGTGGGGAACACTGGAAAACAATGGGGAGGGGGACTCAGTTTGAAGTGCTGGGGACATCCAGGTAGAACTCTCAACAGGTAGATGGTACCGCAGTTAAGAGCCTTGCTCCTGTTCCCATCACATATTGTCTAGGGATTATCTGTGTGCCTGTCTACTTCATCTCCCTAGGCCTTAGTTtccccaactgtaaaatggggataataacagcatCTGCCTCTAGAG contains the following coding sequences:
- the UBE2C gene encoding ubiquitin-conjugating enzyme E2 C isoform X1, giving the protein MASQNRDPAAASVAAARKGAEPSGGAARGPVGKRLQQELMTLMMSGDKGISAFPESDNLFKWVGTIHGAAGTVYEDLRYKLSLEFPSGYPYNAPTVKFLTPCYHPNVDTQGNICLDILKDKWSALYDVRTILLSIQSLLGEPNIDSPLNTHAAELWKNPTAFKKYLQETYSKQVSSQEP
- the UBE2C gene encoding ubiquitin-conjugating enzyme E2 C isoform X2 is translated as MTLMMSGDKGISAFPESDNLFKWVGTIHGAAGTVYEDLRYKLSLEFPSGYPYNAPTVKFLTPCYHPNVDTQGNICLDILKDKWSALYDVRTILLSIQSLLGEPNIDSPLNTHAAELWKNPTAFKKYLQETYSKQVSSQEP